From a single Capsicum annuum cultivar UCD-10X-F1 chromosome 12, UCD10Xv1.1, whole genome shotgun sequence genomic region:
- the LOC107856239 gene encoding cucumber peeling cupredoxin: protein MEKVMSMVVFGALAVATLLQVTTAQKEHVVGDNIGWVVPPTGASAYSTWASKNTFNVGDTLVFKFPSNIHNVQEVTKASFDECSTKFTRGPAISIGPANVTLKSAGDKYYICTVGKHCIAGQKLAIIVSGTGAPISNAPKGSATPSPTPTPHARAESSPPSPAPSSSTVVLTSFLLSASSIALAIFF from the exons ATGGAGAAAGTTATGAGCATGGTTGTTTTTGGTGCTTTAGCCGTGGCAACATTGCTACAAGTCACAACAGCACAAAAAGAGCATGTCGTTGGGGACAATATTGGTTGGGTTGTACCACCCACTGGTGCTTCAGCTTACTCAACATGGGCTTCTAAAAATACCTTCAATGTTGGCGACACCCTAG TTTTCAAATTTCCCAGCAACATCCATAACGTGCAAGAAGTAACAAAAGCCTCATTTGATGAGTGTTCTACGAAATTTACTAGAGGACCAGCCATCTCAATAGGACCAGCAAATGTCACTCTTAAATCTGCCGGTGATAAGTACTATATTTGCACGGTTGGCAAACACTGTATAGCTGGTCAGAAATTGGCCATTATAGTTTCAGGCACAGGCGCACCCATATCAAATGCTCCTAAGGGCAGTGCTACACCTTCTCCAACCCCCACACCACATGCTCGTGCGGAGAGTTCTCCACCTTCTCCTGCTCCTTCTTCCTCGACGGTCGTGCTCACTAGTTTTCTTCTCAGTGCATCATCTATTGCATtggccatttttttttaa